A single region of the Pontimicrobium sp. SW4 genome encodes:
- a CDS encoding TMEM175 family protein, which produces MLKLNHSISRIEAFSDAVFAFSATLMVVSLGSGDSFLELKNNFKNFISFGVSFFVLIALWKLHYNYFRRNSYIDNLIITYNSILLFVVLYFVFPLKSMTSTLLRQVGISIEDLASLFVLYSLGFLLIFLCFSLMYKRAYKNSKTNNVSLLFYSRHFFIFVLVSIISIILAIFKIGVTFGLPGFVYAILGPLCYFHSVKFQAKYGNIQPNKL; this is translated from the coding sequence ATGTTAAAGCTAAACCATAGTATAAGCAGGATAGAAGCATTTAGTGATGCTGTTTTTGCATTTTCTGCTACACTAATGGTTGTGTCATTAGGTTCAGGAGATAGTTTTTTAGAACTCAAAAACAATTTTAAAAACTTTATAAGTTTTGGAGTTAGCTTTTTTGTTTTAATTGCTTTATGGAAACTTCATTATAATTATTTTAGAAGGAATAGTTATATAGACAATCTTATAATTACTTATAACTCTATTTTATTATTCGTAGTTCTATACTTTGTATTTCCGCTTAAATCAATGACTAGTACATTATTAAGACAAGTAGGGATTTCTATTGAAGATTTAGCCTCCTTATTTGTTTTGTATAGCTTAGGTTTTTTATTAATCTTCTTGTGCTTTTCACTAATGTATAAAAGAGCTTATAAAAACTCCAAAACAAATAATGTATCCCTTTTATTCTATTCTAGGCATTTTTTTATTTTCGTTTTAGTATCCATAATTTCCATAATACTTGCAATTTTTAAAATTGGTGTCACATTTGGACTACCAGGTTTTGTTTATGCAATACTTGGTCCTTTATGTTATTTTCATTCAGTAAAATTTCAAGCAAAGTATGGGAATATCCAACCAAATAAATTATAA
- a CDS encoding DUF6265 family protein, which produces MKHLCIIVFFFGLFVSAQTKERIAKENSLEPKLKNIAWISGTWHGEAFGGITEEIWSKPSGGSMMASFKLINDGKVTFYEIEIIREVENSLILQLKHFGSDLKGWETKDETVDFPLIEITPNKVVFEGMTFEKVNNNEMNVYVDIKENGTIETVKFNYKKN; this is translated from the coding sequence ATGAAACATCTTTGTATTATAGTATTTTTCTTTGGTTTATTTGTATCAGCTCAAACTAAAGAAAGAATAGCTAAAGAAAACTCTTTAGAACCTAAACTTAAAAATATAGCATGGATTTCTGGGACTTGGCATGGAGAAGCCTTTGGGGGAATAACAGAAGAAATTTGGAGTAAACCCTCCGGAGGTTCAATGATGGCTTCATTTAAGCTTATTAATGATGGAAAAGTAACCTTTTATGAGATTGAGATTATTAGAGAAGTTGAAAATTCACTCATTCTTCAACTAAAACATTTTGGTTCGGACTTAAAAGGTTGGGAAACCAAAGACGAAACGGTAGACTTTCCGTTAATAGAAATAACACCAAATAAAGTAGTGTTTGAAGGAATGACCTTTGAAAAGGTAAACAATAATGAAATGAATGTCTATGTAGATATTAAAGAAAATGGAACAATAGAAACGGTAAAATTTAATTATAAAAAGAACTAA
- a CDS encoding nuclear transport factor 2 family protein, which translates to MHKLFSTLLLLTVFVTYSQSNTDVFLFDLKISNNSIELLNHRNISSNDGYDNQPSFLDDNTILYAGTRNGQTDIVKYSINYDSKIFVNHTEGGEYSPLKIPNKREVSAVRLDKDGKQRLYAYNLRNGESVELIQDLVVAYYTWFDANTIVAAVIEEDGLNLFVINVKDGTSKKYQSKVGRSFHKIPNSNLVSFISKENDVWQIKSLNPKNGATKVIANTIKGIEDICWLNSKTILSGKESTLYKLTLQKDNNWKQVEDLSSKGISKITRLATNPEATMLLIAGDINENEKVEEEKKETKNNEAKASNEMSEAEGIVQKQLDAYNNRDIDAFMATYTKDIKLYNYPNQLQTDGQEQMRKSYEQWFKQTPDLRAFIKKRIVIGNKVIDEEQVTANGQVFNAVAIYEVENGLIKKVTFIQ; encoded by the coding sequence ATGCATAAACTATTTTCTACACTACTATTGTTAACTGTATTTGTAACTTATTCTCAATCTAATACAGATGTTTTTTTATTTGATTTAAAGATCTCAAACAACTCAATAGAATTATTAAACCATAGAAATATTTCATCAAATGATGGTTATGATAATCAACCATCTTTTCTTGATGATAATACAATTTTATATGCGGGAACAAGAAATGGTCAAACAGACATTGTAAAATATAGTATTAACTACGATTCCAAAATCTTTGTAAATCATACCGAAGGAGGTGAATATTCACCGCTTAAAATTCCAAACAAAAGAGAAGTATCTGCTGTACGATTAGATAAAGATGGGAAACAACGTTTGTATGCATACAATCTACGTAATGGAGAATCTGTAGAACTTATTCAAGATCTTGTAGTAGCCTATTATACTTGGTTTGATGCTAATACAATTGTTGCAGCTGTTATAGAAGAAGATGGTTTAAACCTGTTTGTAATTAATGTAAAAGATGGCACTAGCAAAAAGTACCAAAGTAAAGTTGGAAGATCATTTCATAAAATTCCTAATTCCAATCTTGTAAGTTTTATTTCAAAAGAAAATGATGTTTGGCAAATTAAATCCTTAAACCCAAAAAATGGAGCAACAAAAGTTATTGCTAATACTATAAAAGGTATTGAAGATATATGTTGGCTGAATAGTAAAACTATTCTTTCAGGAAAAGAAAGTACTTTATACAAACTAACTTTACAAAAAGACAATAATTGGAAACAGGTAGAAGATTTAAGTTCAAAAGGAATCTCAAAAATTACGCGTTTAGCAACAAATCCTGAAGCTACCATGCTACTAATTGCTGGAGATATTAATGAAAATGAAAAAGTAGAAGAAGAAAAAAAGGAAACTAAAAATAATGAAGCTAAGGCCTCAAACGAAATGTCTGAAGCTGAAGGCATAGTGCAAAAACAACTAGATGCATACAATAATAGAGATATTGATGCCTTTATGGCAACTTATACAAAAGATATAAAACTTTATAATTATCCAAACCAACTACAAACTGACGGTCAAGAACAAATGCGAAAAAGCTACGAACAATGGTTTAAACAAACTCCAGATTTAAGAGCTTTTATTAAAAAACGTATCGTAATTGGCAATAAAGTTATTGATGAAGAGCAAGTCACTGCAAATGGACAAGTTTTTAATGCAGTTGCTATTTATGAAGTTGAAAATGGTTTAATCAAAAAGGTAACTTTTATCCAATAA
- a CDS encoding LytTR family DNA-binding domain-containing protein: MIYKCLIIDDEELARELIETHLSQLTDFELVASCGSAIEASSILQQQTIDLLFLDIEMPVLSGTEFFKNLIQKPKVIFTTAYRDYALDGFELNAVDYLLKPINFSRFFRAIEKFKDQQDTVTKEFTITSTNLEENYIFVTKNRKKIKIVFSDILYIESLKDYVKIHLANESHTVKFSISAFEKELDNRFIRIHRSYIINRNKITAYTKNDIEINAIEIPLGESYKTNIRKMLEI; this comes from the coding sequence ATGATTTACAAATGTTTAATTATTGATGATGAAGAATTAGCTAGAGAATTAATAGAAACTCACCTATCTCAATTAACTGATTTTGAATTAGTAGCCTCTTGTGGAAGTGCTATTGAAGCAAGTTCTATTCTACAACAACAAACTATAGATTTACTCTTTTTAGATATTGAAATGCCAGTACTAAGCGGCACTGAATTCTTTAAAAATCTAATTCAAAAGCCTAAAGTAATTTTTACAACTGCGTATCGAGATTATGCTTTGGATGGCTTTGAACTAAATGCTGTAGATTACTTACTTAAGCCTATTAATTTTTCTCGTTTTTTTAGAGCTATTGAAAAATTTAAAGATCAACAAGATACAGTTACTAAAGAATTTACTATAACTTCAACTAACCTTGAGGAAAATTATATTTTTGTAACTAAAAATAGAAAAAAAATAAAAATTGTTTTTAGCGATATTTTATACATAGAAAGCTTAAAAGATTATGTGAAAATTCATTTAGCTAATGAATCTCATACTGTAAAATTTAGTATTTCTGCTTTCGAAAAAGAATTAGACAATCGCTTCATACGTATTCATCGTTCTTACATAATAAACCGCAATAAAATTACAGCATATACAAAGAATGATATTGAGATTAATGCTATAGAAATTCCGTTAGGAGAAAGCTATAAAACCAATATTAGAAAAATGCTTGAAATCTAA
- a CDS encoding histidine kinase, which yields MYFYEPKYIQYYDELAKKYAEDSFWERLTSFSVFLSKSIKFLTPTALLLMARFYNNQQRLLKVNEQKKTAELTALKHQLNPHFLFNTLNNIYALAIKKSDQTPEVIDKLSDILDYMLYRCNDTYVSLQKEIELIENYLSLEKVRYGKRVQISFEKDIQQDVKIAPLLLLTFIENAFKHGVSQELKEAFITIKISLEGKQIIFYIENSKSKTKVDKNTKDCIGLKNVKKQLDLLYLNNYFLDIENTKEFYKVTLKLLAK from the coding sequence ATGTATTTCTACGAACCAAAATATATTCAGTACTATGATGAACTGGCAAAAAAATATGCTGAAGATTCATTTTGGGAAAGACTTACTTCTTTTTCTGTTTTTTTAAGTAAGTCCATTAAATTTTTAACGCCAACAGCTTTACTATTAATGGCTCGTTTTTATAATAATCAACAGAGGCTTTTAAAAGTAAATGAACAGAAGAAAACAGCAGAGTTAACTGCTTTAAAACATCAATTAAATCCACATTTTTTATTTAATACCTTAAATAACATTTATGCGTTAGCTATTAAAAAATCAGATCAAACTCCAGAAGTAATTGATAAATTATCTGATATTTTAGATTATATGTTATATCGATGCAATGATACTTACGTTTCACTTCAAAAAGAAATTGAACTTATTGAAAACTATCTTTCTTTAGAAAAAGTCAGATATGGAAAACGCGTTCAGATTTCTTTTGAAAAAGATATTCAACAAGATGTAAAAATTGCCCCTTTATTATTATTAACCTTTATTGAAAATGCTTTTAAACATGGTGTAAGTCAGGAATTAAAAGAAGCTTTTATAACAATAAAAATTAGCCTTGAAGGAAAACAAATTATTTTTTATATAGAAAACTCGAAATCAAAAACTAAAGTAGATAAAAACACTAAAGATTGTATTGGTCTAAAAAATGTAAAAAAACAACTAGATTTATTATACTTAAATAATTATTTTTTGGATATTGAAAACACTAAGGAATTCTATAAAGTAACTTTAAAATTACTAGCTAAATAA
- a CDS encoding nuclear transport factor 2 family protein, translating to MKPLLYIMSLLSFLSVFSQTSKSNDKLDEQQLLIDIYGNKNSKKVINYDKSFISESKFFHESLGKKSLTPLSDKEKIEFTLKNYIKGSSYNNLEQLESAFTKNATLYLTGKDGFKRYTPKEYVAFFKENKVGEFNGRYGKVLSIEVVKDIATAKVEISIPERKMIYIDLFLLKKFENDWKIISKTATRIDEKED from the coding sequence ATGAAACCCTTGCTTTATATAATGTCTTTGTTGTCATTTTTATCAGTCTTTTCGCAAACTAGTAAAAGTAATGACAAACTAGATGAACAACAATTGCTTATTGATATTTATGGAAATAAAAATTCTAAAAAAGTCATTAACTATGATAAAAGCTTTATAAGTGAATCTAAATTTTTTCACGAAAGTTTAGGTAAAAAGAGTCTCACACCATTATCCGATAAAGAAAAAATTGAGTTTACACTTAAAAATTATATCAAAGGCAGTTCCTACAATAATCTTGAACAGTTAGAAAGTGCATTTACAAAAAATGCCACATTGTATTTAACAGGAAAAGATGGTTTTAAAAGATATACGCCAAAAGAATATGTTGCTTTTTTTAAAGAAAATAAAGTAGGTGAATTTAATGGTCGCTATGGAAAAGTACTGTCGATAGAGGTAGTAAAAGATATTGCAACTGCTAAAGTTGAAATTTCAATACCAGAAAGGAAAATGATTTATATTGATTTATTTCTACTGAAAAAATTTGAGAATGATTGGAAAATAATTAGTAAAACAGCAACTAGAATTGATGAGAAAGAAGATTAA
- a CDS encoding DUF5916 domain-containing protein, with translation MRKKINKFKIALLFNVFFITTSVFAQTPTITYADTKIEVDGKLNEAVWKQIQEHSGFYNYAPTDIGLAENQTSVKLFHNGEYLYVSLIYNDTTVKTQVSSLKRDVPIGLSDGFAMVLDTQNQEQNAYYFSVNSYSTQIDGIVERINEGYDFSTSWSTIWKAKAFLNGSRKQYEIAIPLKSLNFNKNNTVFGVQFYVRNIKTNSWTILKNVKRNYRLFDLRFTEKFTVENLPEISTSRFTATPSLTVNYQNDVKNNTSTTDFKPSLDVQYNITSSLKLDTTINPDFSQVDVDQQVTNLTRFSIFFPERRNFFLENADLFSNLGVDGVNPFYSRRIGANNPIEFGLKLSGNISPKTRIGILNVQTDTENMVVSQNYGALVAEQQISKNFTAIGYLINRQETDGFEFKNDYNRVTGLNVNYKSDNNKWIGLANFGKSFNDGISVDNSFYNAGIWFNKRGLNWNAAIKNVGKNYITDVGFTPRLYNYDAINDIVIREGYTQTTVGASHEKFYEKSKTLNSVRYLNYNNNTYFDKSGTISQSSHFFNGAVFFKDLSSIYYVYTQDYVDLKYSFNPLRNGNALAPGEYNFGILKVGYNSANNQKFRYQVNAQKGNYYGGSRVAAGAYLNYQLLPYANLQLNYDVNKIDLNLLGKEAFHLTRFTGEVFFNNRLNWTTYVQYNTQRDNFNISSRLQWEYKPLSYVYFVITDNFSKNIHRKDWGIAFKMNYRLDF, from the coding sequence ATGAGAAAGAAGATTAATAAATTTAAAATAGCACTTCTTTTTAATGTGTTTTTTATAACAACAAGTGTATTTGCACAAACACCCACTATTACTTATGCAGATACTAAAATTGAAGTAGATGGAAAATTAAATGAAGCCGTTTGGAAGCAAATACAAGAACACTCTGGTTTTTATAATTATGCACCAACGGATATTGGTTTGGCAGAAAATCAAACCTCAGTAAAACTATTTCACAATGGGGAATATTTATATGTTAGTCTAATTTATAATGATACTACAGTAAAAACCCAAGTTAGTTCTTTAAAACGAGATGTACCTATTGGATTGAGTGATGGATTTGCTATGGTTTTAGACACACAAAATCAAGAGCAAAATGCCTATTATTTTTCAGTAAATAGTTATAGTACACAAATAGATGGTATTGTAGAGCGTATTAATGAAGGGTATGACTTTAGTACGAGTTGGAGCACAATATGGAAAGCTAAGGCTTTTTTAAATGGTTCAAGAAAACAATATGAAATAGCTATTCCGTTAAAATCTTTAAACTTTAATAAAAACAATACTGTTTTTGGAGTTCAGTTTTATGTAAGAAATATTAAAACGAACTCGTGGACTATCTTAAAAAACGTAAAACGTAATTACCGTCTCTTTGACTTACGTTTTACAGAAAAGTTTACAGTTGAAAATTTACCAGAAATATCAACTTCACGTTTTACAGCAACTCCATCTTTAACGGTTAATTACCAAAATGATGTTAAAAATAATACAAGTACCACTGATTTTAAACCTAGTTTAGATGTACAATATAATATAACGTCATCATTAAAATTAGATACAACTATTAACCCAGATTTTTCGCAGGTTGATGTTGACCAACAAGTAACTAATTTAACTCGATTTTCTATTTTTTTTCCTGAAAGGCGTAACTTTTTTCTAGAAAATGCCGATTTATTTTCCAATTTAGGTGTTGATGGTGTAAATCCGTTTTACTCTAGACGTATTGGAGCGAATAATCCAATTGAATTTGGATTAAAACTGTCAGGAAATATATCACCAAAAACAAGAATTGGTATTTTAAACGTGCAAACTGATACAGAAAACATGGTTGTTTCTCAAAATTATGGAGCTTTAGTTGCAGAACAACAAATTTCTAAAAATTTTACAGCCATAGGATATTTAATAAATCGACAAGAAACTGATGGTTTTGAGTTTAAGAATGATTACAATAGAGTTACAGGACTAAATGTGAACTACAAATCAGACAATAATAAATGGATTGGTCTAGCAAATTTTGGTAAAAGCTTTAATGACGGAATTTCAGTAGATAATAGTTTTTACAATGCTGGAATTTGGTTTAATAAAAGAGGCTTAAATTGGAATGCAGCAATAAAAAATGTAGGTAAAAATTACATTACTGATGTTGGCTTTACACCACGCTTGTATAATTATGATGCAATAAATGATATCGTAATTAGAGAAGGTTATACACAAACTACTGTAGGAGCTAGTCATGAAAAGTTTTATGAAAAATCTAAAACGCTTAACTCTGTTAGATATCTAAATTATAATAATAACACCTATTTTGATAAAAGTGGTACTATAAGCCAATCATCACATTTTTTTAATGGAGCAGTGTTTTTTAAGGACTTGTCATCTATCTATTATGTGTATACCCAAGATTATGTAGACTTAAAATATAGTTTTAACCCATTAAGAAATGGTAATGCTTTAGCTCCAGGAGAGTATAATTTTGGAATTTTAAAAGTAGGATATAACTCAGCAAATAATCAAAAATTTCGTTATCAAGTCAATGCACAAAAAGGTAATTATTATGGAGGAAGTAGAGTAGCAGCTGGAGCATATTTAAACTATCAATTATTGCCTTATGCAAATCTTCAATTAAATTACGATGTCAATAAAATTGATTTAAACTTATTGGGTAAAGAAGCATTTCATTTAACTCGCTTTACAGGAGAAGTGTTTTTTAATAATCGATTAAATTGGACTACTTATGTACAATACAATACACAGCGAGACAATTTTAACATTAGCAGTCGTTTACAGTGGGAGTATAAGCCATTATCTTATGTCTATTTTGTAATAACAGATAACTTTAGTAAAAATATTCATAGAAAAGATTGGGGAATTGCTTTTAAAATGAACTATCGATTAGATTTTTAA
- a CDS encoding nuclear transport factor 2 family protein, which produces MKKTLLLLAIFLGILSANAQTETEKINKPLMDYIEGTANGEPDRLKRAFHPDFNLYFVKNDSVNIWSGKGYISNVKQGKKSNRIGKIVSVDYENDAAIAKIEIDMPDRKRLYTDYLMLLNVKGEWKIIHKSFTFVEY; this is translated from the coding sequence ATGAAAAAAACTTTATTACTTCTCGCAATTTTTTTAGGAATATTATCAGCAAATGCACAAACAGAAACTGAAAAAATAAACAAACCTTTAATGGATTATATTGAAGGAACAGCCAATGGAGAACCAGATAGATTGAAACGTGCTTTTCATCCAGATTTTAATTTGTATTTTGTAAAAAATGACTCTGTTAATATATGGTCTGGTAAAGGATACATCTCTAATGTAAAACAAGGAAAGAAAAGCAATCGTATTGGAAAAATAGTATCTGTAGATTACGAAAATGATGCAGCTATTGCAAAAATTGAAATAGATATGCCAGATAGAAAACGTCTTTATACAGATTATCTAATGTTATTAAATGTAAAAGGAGAATGGAAGATTATTCATAAATCTTTTACATTTGTAGAATACTAA
- a CDS encoding acyl-CoA dehydrogenase family protein, with translation MEEKELLRGGQFLVKETNCEDVFTPEDFSEEQNMMKEAVIEFNDREIIPHKARFEAKDYALTEECMQKAGELGFLSVAVPEAYGGLGMGFVSTCLTCDYISSGTGSFSTAFGAHTGIGTLPITLYGTEEQKQKYVPKLASGEWFGAYCLTEPGAGSDANSGKTTATLSEDGKSYKINGQKMWISNAGFCRLMIVFARIKDDKNITGFIVEYDKDNPNGITLGEEEHKLGIRASSTRQVFFNDTIVPVENMLSERGNGFKIAMNALNVGRIKLAAACLDSQRRITSLGVQYANERKQFKTPISEFGAIKVKIAEMATSAYAGESATYRAAKNIEDRIALREAAGNSHQEAELKGVEEYAIECSILKVAVSEDVQNCADEGIQIYGGMGFSEETPMEAAWRDARIARIYEGTNEINRMLCVGMLVKKAMKGHVDLLSPAQSVQEELMGIPSFDTPDYSELFSEEKEMIKKLKKTFLMVAGGAVQKFGPDLEAHQQLLIAAADILIEIYMAESAILRTEKNAKRFGKEAQSVQIAMSKLYLYHAVDIIEEKGKESIISFAEGDEQRMLLMGLKRFTKYTNYPDIVDLRNEIAEKVKAENKYCF, from the coding sequence ATGGAAGAAAAAGAATTATTAAGAGGAGGTCAGTTTCTAGTAAAAGAAACTAATTGTGAAGACGTTTTTACTCCTGAAGACTTTTCAGAAGAACAAAACATGATGAAAGAAGCGGTTATAGAATTTAACGACCGTGAAATTATTCCTCATAAAGCACGATTTGAAGCTAAAGATTATGCATTGACTGAAGAATGTATGCAAAAAGCTGGAGAACTTGGATTTCTTAGTGTAGCAGTCCCTGAAGCCTATGGTGGCTTAGGAATGGGATTTGTATCTACATGCTTAACCTGTGATTATATATCATCTGGTACTGGTTCATTTAGTACAGCATTTGGTGCACACACTGGAATAGGAACTTTACCAATTACATTATATGGTACCGAAGAGCAAAAACAAAAATATGTGCCAAAATTAGCTTCTGGTGAATGGTTTGGGGCTTATTGCTTAACAGAACCTGGAGCAGGTAGTGATGCCAATTCTGGTAAAACAACTGCAACGCTTTCTGAAGATGGAAAATCTTATAAGATTAACGGACAGAAAATGTGGATTTCAAACGCAGGATTCTGTCGTTTAATGATTGTGTTTGCAAGAATTAAGGATGACAAAAATATTACAGGTTTCATTGTAGAGTATGATAAAGATAATCCCAACGGTATTACGCTAGGTGAAGAAGAACATAAATTAGGTATTCGTGCTTCATCAACTAGACAAGTATTTTTTAACGATACTATAGTTCCTGTTGAAAACATGCTATCTGAAAGAGGAAATGGCTTTAAAATAGCTATGAATGCTCTAAATGTTGGTCGTATAAAATTAGCTGCTGCTTGTTTAGATTCTCAAAGACGCATCACATCATTAGGTGTACAATATGCCAATGAACGTAAGCAATTCAAAACACCAATATCTGAGTTTGGTGCTATTAAAGTAAAAATAGCAGAAATGGCTACAAGTGCTTATGCAGGTGAATCTGCAACATATAGAGCTGCAAAAAATATTGAAGATAGAATAGCATTACGTGAAGCTGCTGGCAACTCACATCAAGAAGCAGAGTTAAAAGGTGTTGAAGAATATGCTATTGAATGTTCTATCTTAAAAGTTGCTGTTTCTGAAGATGTACAAAACTGTGCAGACGAAGGTATACAAATTTACGGAGGTATGGGATTCTCTGAGGAAACGCCAATGGAAGCTGCTTGGAGAGATGCGCGTATAGCACGTATTTACGAGGGAACGAATGAAATTAACAGAATGCTTTGTGTTGGTATGTTGGTTAAAAAAGCTATGAAAGGTCATGTTGACTTACTAAGTCCTGCACAATCTGTTCAAGAAGAATTAATGGGAATACCATCTTTTGATACACCAGATTATTCTGAACTATTTTCAGAAGAAAAAGAGATGATTAAGAAACTTAAAAAAACCTTCTTAATGGTTGCTGGTGGTGCTGTGCAAAAATTTGGTCCAGACCTAGAAGCACATCAACAATTATTGATTGCAGCAGCAGATATCTTAATTGAAATTTACATGGCCGAATCTGCAATTTTAAGAACAGAAAAGAACGCAAAACGTTTTGGAAAAGAAGCTCAATCTGTACAAATAGCAATGTCTAAATTATACTTATACCACGCTGTGGATATAATAGAAGAAAAAGGAAAAGAAAGCATTATCTCATTTGCTGAAGGTGACGAACAAAGAATGTTGCTTATGGGATTGAAGCGATTTACTAAGTATACAAACTATCCTGATATAGTGGATTTACGTAACGAAATTGCTGAAAAAGTTAAAGCTGAAAACAAATATTGTTTTTAG
- a CDS encoding four helix bundle protein: MHNFKKLKIWIVSMELVSESYKLTRTFPDFEKFGLSTQMNRCAVSIPSNIAEGSSKSTDKHFNKYLEDSLGSAFEWETQLIIAFNEGYLSEEKFKELEEKIKQIQKMISGFQSGLKL, encoded by the coding sequence ATGCATAATTTCAAAAAACTAAAAATATGGATTGTTAGTATGGAGTTAGTTTCAGAATCTTATAAACTAACACGAACTTTTCCAGATTTTGAAAAATTTGGATTATCAACTCAAATGAATCGATGTGCAGTTTCAATTCCTTCAAATATAGCTGAAGGTTCTAGTAAAAGCACAGACAAACATTTCAATAAATATCTTGAAGATAGTTTAGGTTCTGCTTTTGAATGGGAAACCCAATTAATAATTGCATTTAATGAAGGTTATCTATCAGAAGAAAAATTCAAAGAATTAGAAGAAAAAATAAAACAAATACAAAAAATGATTTCAGGTTTTCAATCTGGACTTAAACTATAA
- a CDS encoding acetyl-CoA C-acyltransferase: MKQAYIVKAYRTAVGKAPKGVFRFKRTDELAAETIQHMMKELPDFDKTRIDDVIVGNAMPEGSQGLNMARFISLIGLNSVDVPGVTVNRFCASGIETIGIATAKIQAGMADCIIAGGAESMSAVPMTGFKPELNYDTVKAGHEDYYWGMGNTAEAVANQFKVSREDQDEFAFNSHMKALKAQAENRFQDQIVPIDVEQIYIDDNGKKATKKYTVTKDEGPRKGTNLEALAKLRPVFAQGGSVTAGNSSQMSDGAAFVMIMSEDMVKEFNLEPIARLVNYAAAGVEPRIMGIGPVKAIPKALKQAGLQQDDLELIELNEAFASQSLAVIRELNLNPDIINVNGGAIALGHPLGCTGAKLSVQLFDEMRKRNMKGKYGAVTMCVGTGQGACGIFEFLN, encoded by the coding sequence ATGAAACAAGCATATATAGTAAAAGCATATAGAACTGCCGTTGGCAAAGCACCAAAAGGTGTGTTCCGTTTTAAAAGAACCGATGAATTAGCAGCTGAAACCATTCAGCACATGATGAAGGAATTACCAGATTTCGATAAAACCAGGATTGATGACGTTATTGTTGGTAACGCAATGCCTGAAGGTTCCCAAGGATTAAATATGGCACGATTTATTTCATTAATCGGATTAAATAGTGTTGATGTTCCTGGAGTTACCGTTAATCGATTTTGTGCTTCAGGCATAGAAACCATTGGTATTGCAACTGCAAAAATTCAAGCAGGAATGGCAGATTGTATTATTGCTGGAGGTGCAGAAAGTATGAGTGCTGTACCAATGACAGGGTTTAAACCAGAATTAAATTATGATACAGTAAAAGCAGGTCACGAAGATTATTATTGGGGAATGGGAAATACTGCTGAAGCAGTTGCTAATCAATTTAAAGTGTCTCGTGAAGACCAAGATGAGTTTGCTTTTAATTCACACATGAAAGCCTTAAAAGCGCAGGCGGAAAACCGTTTTCAAGACCAAATTGTTCCTATTGATGTAGAGCAAATATACATAGATGATAACGGAAAGAAAGCAACAAAAAAATACACGGTGACTAAAGATGAAGGGCCTCGTAAAGGAACAAATCTTGAAGCCTTGGCTAAACTTCGTCCTGTATTTGCTCAAGGAGGTAGTGTAACAGCTGGAAACTCTTCTCAAATGAGCGATGGCGCTGCTTTTGTAATGATAATGAGTGAAGACATGGTAAAGGAATTTAACCTTGAACCAATTGCTCGCTTAGTAAACTATGCTGCTGCTGGTGTTGAACCTCGTATCATGGGAATTGGACCTGTAAAGGCCATCCCAAAAGCACTTAAACAAGCTGGATTACAACAAGATGATTTAGAATTAATAGAGTTAAATGAAGCCTTTGCTTCTCAGTCTCTAGCCGTAATTAGAGAACTTAATCTTAATCCTGATATTATTAATGTAAATGGTGGAGCGATTGCTCTCGGTCATCCTCTTGGTTGTACTGGAGCAAAATTATCTGTTCAGTTATTTGATGAAATGAGAAAGCGCAATATGAAAGGTAAATATGGTGCTGTAACCATGTGTGTGGGAACTGGGCAAGGTGCTTGCGGAATATTTGAATTTCTTAATTAA